The Juglans microcarpa x Juglans regia isolate MS1-56 chromosome 8S, Jm3101_v1.0, whole genome shotgun sequence genome has a window encoding:
- the LOC121244245 gene encoding VQ motif-containing protein 20-like translates to MSLMQFLAKTENGLCSSPLIKWNKDSRLIKKSSSESLSSSASSLITSRPQQHQRHGPVIIYTHSPKIIQTHPKDFMSLVQKLSDLSHPKEEGFVRHGHESSDMTTLSNGEDNKNTNMIQLGNDDTESSSVITDENCTNVNNINVDQVNSCFACVANL, encoded by the coding sequence ATGAGCCTTATGCAATTCCTTGCCAAGACAGAGAATGGCTTGTGCTCATCGCCATTGATCAAATGGAACAAGGACTCTCGTCTCATCAAGAAATCATCTTCGGAATCCTTGTCATCATCAGCTTCTTCGCTCATCACCAGCAGGCCTCAACAACATCAACGCCATGGCCCGgttataatctatacacattcccCAAAGATCATCCAGACACACCCCAAGGACTTCATGTCGCTTGTGCAAAAGCTCTCTGATTTGTCGCACCCTAAGGAGGAAGGCTTCGTTAGACATGGACATGAATCCTCTGACATGACGACGTTGTCAAACGGGGAGGACAATAAGAATACAAATATGATTCAATTGGGAAACGATGATACCGAGTCATCGTCTGTGATTACAGACGAGAATTGCACCAATGTCAACAATATTAACGTCGACCAAGTGAACTCTTGCTTTGCATGTGTTGCCAATTTATGA
- the LOC121245109 gene encoding transcription factor BEE 3-like yields the protein MAEFTAGFQSFSAQFPESDIDPNMEIMTNQYAGINPSVLTTPELDFQCFMPFCNDNFFSHQVPEFTGNLAENLLGSVLQEFSQNLVPAQPVMNAAAGNEFHESKNRKSMEKPESSSGTSSPQVSETGSKRKNNSGRGKKVKNTQNEEDQKPKEVVHVRARRGQATDSHSLAERVRRGKINDRLRCLQDIVPGCYKSMGMAVMLDEIINYVQSLQNQVEFLSMKLTAASSFYDFSSESDALETMQRAKAY from the exons ATGGCTGAATTCACAGCAGGTTTTCAAAGCTTTAGTGCCCAATTTCCAGAATCAGATATTGATCCAAACATGGAGATCATGACAAACCAATACGCAGGTATAAACCCAAGTGTGCTGACCACTCCAGAGCTTGATTTCCAGTGCTTCATGCCTTTCTGCAACGACAATTTCTTCAGCCATCAAGTACCTGAATTCACAGGAAACTTGGCTGAAAATCTTCTCGGTTCTGTTCTCCAGGAGTTCAGCCAGAATTTGGTGCCTGCTCAGCCTGTAATGAATGCTGCAGCTGGAAATGAATTCCATGAAAGCAAGAACAGAAAATCAATGGAAAAGCCTGAGAGCAGCTCTGGAACCTCAAGTCCTCAAGTTTCAGAAACTGggagtaaaaggaaaaat AATTCAGGAAGAGGGAAGAAAGTGAAAAACACCCAGAACGAAGAAGATCAGAAACCAAAGGAAGTTGTTCATGTTAGAGCTAGAAGAGGCCAAGCTACTGATAGTCACAGCTTAGCAGAAAGG GTTAGAAGAGGAAAGATCAATGACAGACTCAGATGCTTGCAAGACATTGTCCCTGGATGCTATAAG AGCATGGGAATGGCAGTGATGCTGGAtgagataattaattatgtcCAGTCCTTACAAAATCAGGTCGAG TTCCTTTCTATGAAGCTTACAGCAGCAAGCTCATTTTATGACTTCAGCTCAGAGTCAGATGCTTTGGAAACAATGCAG AGGGCCAAGGCATATTAG
- the LOC121245110 gene encoding myb-related protein 305-like has protein sequence MSTSSKSLSSSSEDDSDQLRRGPWTLEEDTLLIHYISHHGDGRWNLLAKCSGLRRTGKSCRLRWLNYLKPDVKRGNLSPQEQLLILELHSKWGNRWSKIAQHLPGRTDNEIKNYWRTRVQKQARVFKIDTDSTRFHDIIRCYWMPRLIQKIEESSTSGMEFQHSEIFQSIDSAHKHSVAEAPAPAPAPAQVAVQGPLGFSQSLDLHAVQNQDSEPCTSSCISSMDTSHISLVSEYPASPFDAMVNNEYETFFKACCYADNCNYEMENLNLESIPPPAGHFESFISNSHSGERNWGDHDLSGSLWNMDGLWQTSN, from the exons ATGTCTACTTCTAGTAAGAGCTTAAGCAGTTCTAGTGAAGATGATAGCGATCAGCTTCGCAGGGGGCCCTGGACTCTTGAAGAGGACACTCTGCTCATTCACTATATTTCTCATCATGGTGATGGCCGATGGAATTTGCTTGCAAAATGTTCAG GATTGAGGAGAACTGGCAAGAGCTGCAGATTGAGATGGCTAAACTACCTCAAACCAGATGTGAAGCGCGGAAATCTATCCCCACAAGAACAGCTTTTGATTCTTGAACTCCACTCCAAGTGGGGTAATAG GTGGTCAAAGATTGCACAACATCTACCCGGAAGAACAGATAATGAAATCAAGAACTATTGGAGAACTCGGGTGCAGAAACAAGCAAGGGTTTTTAAGATTGATACAGATAGCACAAGATTTCATGATATTATCCGGTGTTATTGGATGCCAAGGTTAATTCAAAAGATAGAAGAATCATCTACTTCAGGCATGGAATTCCAACACTCAGAAATCTTTCAGTCTATTGACAGTGCCCACAAACATTCAGTAGCAGAAGCACCAGCACCAGCACCAGCACCAGCACAAGTTGCTGTACAGGGACCTCTTGGTTTCAGCCAAAGTTTGGATCTCCATGCAGTGCAGAATCAAGACTCAGAGCCCTGCACCAGTTCATGCATTTCCTCAATGGATACCTCACACATTTCTCTAGTTTCAGAGTATCCAGCTAGTCCATTTGATGCCATGGTTAACAATGAATATGAAACATTTTTTAAGGCTTGCTGTTATGCAGACAACTGTAACTATGAGATGGAAAACCTCAACCTGGAAAGTATACCACCACCAGCAGGGCATTTTGAGAGTTTTATTAGCAATTCCCATTCTGGGGAAAGAAACTGGGGTGATCATGATCTTTCAGGTAGCCTGTGGAACATGGATGGACTATGGCAAACAAGTAACTAA
- the LOC121245108 gene encoding uncharacterized protein LOC121245108: MAVGSKTRNLLEGLVREGSFKWLLGKRSSFDEEFEEMGRSPSAQRNWIPQLSPLANLVVRRCSKVLGVPPIELQESFNAEAAESIKHPSRYARNLLEYCCFRTLALSIRVTGHLADKRFRRLTYDMMLAWEAPAAASQPLINVEEDASVGVEAFSRIASAVPIIANVVISENLFEVLTKSTGGRLQFSIYEKYLSGLERVIRKMKNQSESSLISSVRSARGEKVLEVDGTVTSQPVLEHIGMSAWPGRLVMTDHALYFEALRVVSYDKAKTYDLADDLKQVVKPEMTGPWGTRLFDKAVSYKSISLSESVVFEFPELKGHTRRDYWLGIIREILYVHRFINKFQIKGVERAEALSKAVLGILRVQAIQDISLANPLRCETLLMFNLCDQLPGGDLILETLANMTSLRELDRTNNLKAGGEMHSVSALDMVSNLGFVFGTSSNNPNEAGLVVGEITVGEMSSLERAVKESKINYEKVVLAQETVDGVKVDGIDTNLAVMKELLSPMRELGKCLLSLAFWDDYVKSLVFCLFFSYIIFRGWLGYTFALVLIFIAIFMVLNRFCGQGKPVDHVKVIVPPATKTMEQLLAVQNAISQTEGLIQDGNILLLKMRALLLCIFPQASQKFAAALLIAALIMAFVPSKFIVLLIFLETFTRYSPPRKASTERWMRRLREWWFSIPAAPVVLESEREEKKRK, encoded by the exons ATGGCTGTGGGTAGCAAAACAAGAAATCTGCTTGAAGGTCTAGTAAGAGAAGGATCATTCAAATGGTTACTTGGCAAACGCAGTTCCTTCGATGAAGAATTTGAAGAGATGGGAAGGTCCCCATCTGCTCAGAGGAATTGGATACCACAGCTTTCTCCTCTTGCAAATCTGGTTGTTCGTAGATGTTCAAA AGTCCTTGGTGTTCCTCCAATTGAGCTTCAAGAAAGCTTCAATGCAGAGGCTGCTGAATCAATAAAGCATCCATCAAGGTACGCAAGGAACTTGTTGGAATACTGCTGTTTCCGGACACTAGCCTTGTCAATACGAGTTACAGGTCATCTCGCCGATAAAAGGTTTCGACGCTTAACGTATGACATGATGCTAGCTTGGGAGGCTCCGGCTGCTGCCAGCCAGCCTTTAATCAAT GTTGAAGAGGATGCATCTGTTGGGGTAGAGGCCTTCTCAAGAATAGCTTCAGCAGTCCCTATTATTGCAAATGTGGTTATTAGTGAAAATCTATTTGAGGTGCTTACCAAATCAACTGGTGGCCGGCTTCAGTTTTCCATCTACGAAAAGTATTTAAGTGGACTAGAAAG AGTtattagaaaaatgaagaacCAATCAGAGTCGTCTCTTATTTCTTCTGTTCGATCAGCAAGAGGAGAAAAGGTTCTTGAAGTGGATGGAACAGTCACCTCCCAACCAGTTCTTGAGCATATAGGGATGTCTGCATGGCCTG GTCGGTTAGTTATGACGGACCATGCTCTTTACTTTGAAGCTCTCCGTGTTGTGTCTTATGACAAGGCAAAAACGTATGATTTAGCAGATGATCTGAAACAAGTTGTTAAACCTGAGATGACTGGACCATGGGGTACTCGGCTTTTTGACAAGGCAGTGTCATATAAATCAATTTCCTT ATCAGAATCAGTTGTCTTCGAGTTTCCTGAGCTTAAGGGGCATACTCGCCGTGATTACTGGCTAGGAATCATCCGAGAAATTTTATATGTTCATAGATTTATAAACAAGTTCCAGATCAAGGGAGTTGAACGAGCTGAAGCACTTTCAAAAGCCGTACTCGGGATTTTGCGAGTACAAGCCATTCAGGATATTAGTTTGGCTAATCCTCTACGGTGTGAGACTCTTCTCATGTTCAATCTTTGTGACCAACTTCCAGGTGGAGACTTGATATTGGAAACCCTTGCAAATATGACAAGCCTCAGGGAGTTGGACCGGACTAACAATTTGAAGGCTGGAGGTGAAATGCATTCAGTCTCTGCCTTAGACATGGTCTCTAACTTAGGGTTTGTGTTTGGAACAAGTTCAAATAATCCTAATGAGGCTGGACTTGTTGTGGGGGAGATAACTGTGggagagatgagttctttggaAAGAGCAGTTAAGGAATCTAAAATCAATTATGAAAAAGTGGTGCTAGCACAAGAAACAGTTGACGGAGTTAAAGTGGATGGCATTGACACTAATTTAGCAGTTATGAAG GAGTTACTCTCTCCTATGAGGGAACTCGGGAAGTGCCTTCTGTCTTTGGCGTTTTGGGATGATTATGTGAAGTCATtggtattttgtttatttttcagttACATCATTTTCAG GGGATGGCTGGGTTACACCTTTGCTCTAGTGCTGATCTTTATTGCGATTTTCATGGTACTCAACCGATTTTGTGGCCAAGGAAAGCCTGTTGATCATGTAAAGGTGATAGTACCCCCGGCAACGAAAACAATGGAGCAGCTCTTGGCAGTTCAAAATGCAATCTCTCAAACTGAAGGGCTCATCCAGGACGGTAACATTCTTCTTCTCAAGATGCGGGCCTTGTTGCTGTGCATTTTCCCTCAG GCAAGCCAAAAATTTGCGGCGGCGCTGTTGATTGCAGCCTTGATTATGGCCTTTGTACCTAGTAAGTTCATcgttcttctaatttttttggaGACTTTTACAAGATATTCACCTCCAAGGAAAGCAAGCACAGAGAGATGGATGAGGAGATTGAGAGAATGGTGGTTCAGCATACCAGCAGCTCCTGTTGTCCTtgaaagtgagagagaggaaaaaaagaggaagtga